In a genomic window of Corynebacterium lizhenjunii:
- a CDS encoding methyltransferase domain-containing protein encodes MLRDVIDLLADPSDGTPLHGVDDFDRLESESGHSFVVDEAGYVTLAAGTGLSHQGDGPAMVAARETYLSLGHFAPFVETVTGAVQDIFEQAPESTPPALLEVGAGTGYYLAHTLDSVEGARGVGLDISPHAAKHLAACHSRAGAVVADVWERLPLRDRCIDAISVVFAPANPAEFQRVLAPHGQVVVLTPGVGHLDELREPLGILGVAEDKVERMYQQAAGFLEQAADPVDISFPIVLDRAAIAAQVGMSPSARHIGAEDLAERMAALPETITVTARARLDRLRPV; translated from the coding sequence GTGCTACGCGATGTCATTGATCTACTCGCAGATCCCAGCGATGGCACCCCGCTGCATGGCGTGGATGACTTTGACCGCCTGGAATCTGAGTCGGGGCACTCTTTTGTTGTAGACGAGGCCGGGTATGTGACCTTGGCCGCCGGTACTGGCTTGAGCCATCAAGGCGATGGACCTGCCATGGTAGCTGCACGAGAAACCTATCTGTCGCTAGGGCACTTTGCACCCTTTGTGGAGACTGTTACGGGTGCGGTTCAAGACATTTTTGAACAGGCCCCCGAATCCACACCGCCCGCGTTGCTGGAAGTAGGCGCGGGCACCGGTTATTACTTGGCTCATACGTTGGACTCTGTGGAAGGCGCCCGCGGTGTCGGGCTGGATATTTCCCCACACGCCGCCAAGCACCTGGCTGCTTGCCATTCGCGCGCCGGTGCTGTGGTGGCTGACGTGTGGGAGCGGCTGCCGCTGCGAGATCGCTGTATTGACGCCATCTCCGTGGTCTTTGCCCCCGCTAATCCCGCTGAGTTTCAGCGCGTACTGGCTCCGCACGGTCAAGTAGTGGTGCTCACCCCCGGGGTGGGCCACCTGGATGAGCTGCGCGAACCCCTCGGAATCTTGGGGGTAGCCGAAGACAAAGTCGAGCGGATGTACCAACAGGCCGCAGGGTTTTTGGAACAAGCCGCAGACCCGGTGGACATTTCTTTCCCCATCGTGTTGGACAGGGCCGCCATCGCCGCGCAAGTGGGCATGAGCCCCTCGGCGCGCCACATTGGCGCAGAGGACCTGGCCGAGCGCATGGCCGCGCTTCCGGAGACTATAACGGTCACCGCGCGTGCTCGCCTGGACCGGTTGCGCCCGGTTTAA
- the glgC gene encoding glucose-1-phosphate adenylyltransferase: MKTQPNVLAIVLAGGEGKRLFPLTEDRAKPAVPFGGAYRLVDFVLSNLVNAGFLKIAVLTQYKSHSLDRHISQAWNLSGPTTQYIASVPAQQRRGKRWYTGSADAIVQSLNLINDEKPDYVIVFGADHVYRMDPGQMVAEHIATGLECSVAGIRVPREEASAFGCIEADAAGTITNFVEKPDNPPSTPDDPSMTYASMGNYVFNADALKRALLEDEKNEASAHDMGGDIIPYFVSKQQAHVYDFMANEVPGATERDRGYWRDVGTIDSFYEAHMDLISVHPIFNLYNSKWPIHSTDSTNLPPAKFVQNGIAQSSMVAAGCIISGGTVRNSVLAEDVHVADGATVEGSVLMPGVRVGRGAVVRHAIIDKNVVVSEGAIIGVDRARDEERYTISAGGVVVVGKNQTV; encoded by the coding sequence GTGAAGACCCAGCCAAACGTACTCGCCATCGTCCTAGCCGGCGGTGAAGGAAAGCGCCTGTTTCCGCTGACGGAAGACCGTGCCAAGCCCGCAGTCCCTTTCGGGGGAGCCTACCGCCTCGTGGATTTTGTGCTGTCTAACCTGGTAAATGCAGGTTTCCTCAAGATTGCCGTATTGACCCAGTACAAGTCCCACTCCTTGGACCGCCATATTTCCCAAGCCTGGAACCTCTCCGGGCCCACCACCCAGTACATCGCCTCCGTTCCCGCCCAGCAGCGCCGCGGCAAGCGGTGGTACACCGGTTCAGCGGATGCCATTGTGCAGTCGCTGAACCTGATCAACGATGAAAAGCCGGACTACGTGATTGTCTTCGGCGCAGACCACGTCTACCGCATGGACCCCGGCCAGATGGTGGCAGAGCACATTGCCACGGGCCTGGAATGCTCCGTGGCTGGCATTCGGGTACCGCGTGAGGAGGCGAGTGCCTTCGGCTGTATTGAAGCTGACGCTGCCGGCACCATCACCAACTTTGTAGAAAAGCCGGATAATCCGCCGTCCACGCCAGATGATCCATCCATGACCTACGCCTCCATGGGTAACTATGTCTTCAACGCCGACGCTCTCAAGCGGGCGTTGCTGGAAGACGAGAAGAATGAGGCTTCTGCCCACGACATGGGCGGCGATATCATCCCTTACTTCGTATCCAAGCAGCAAGCCCACGTCTATGACTTCATGGCTAATGAGGTCCCGGGGGCAACGGAACGCGATCGCGGCTACTGGCGCGACGTGGGCACTATTGACTCCTTCTACGAGGCGCACATGGACTTAATTTCCGTGCACCCCATCTTCAATCTGTACAACAGCAAGTGGCCCATCCACTCGACAGACTCCACCAATCTGCCGCCCGCGAAGTTTGTGCAAAACGGTATTGCACAGTCCTCCATGGTGGCTGCGGGGTGCATTATCTCCGGTGGCACAGTGCGCAATTCTGTGCTGGCAGAAGACGTCCATGTGGCGGACGGGGCCACGGTTGAGGGCTCGGTGTTGATGCCCGGCGTGCGCGTCGGCCGCGGGGCAGTGGTGCGCCACGCCATCATTGATAAAAATGTGGTGGTCTCCGAAGGGGCCATCATCGGCGTGGACCGTGCCCGTGACG
- the glgA gene encoding glycogen synthase, producing MKSGIFTKEYPPEIYGGAGVHVAELTRFMREIIDVDVHCFGAPRAEAGVYTYGEDPELAEANGSLRTLSTGLRMAHGATGLDVVHSHTWYTGLAGHLAAKLHGIPHVVTAHSLEPHRPWKREQLAGGYDISSWSERNAVEYADAVIAVSSGMRQAILDVYPDVDPDKVHVVLNGIDTQVWQPREADLLERLGVDRSRPVVAFVGRITRQKGVSHLIKAAANFDPAIQVVLCAGAPDTPEIAAETAALIEQLQSQREGVFWVQEMLSREDIQQVYSGADIFVCPSIYEPLGIVNLEAMACQTAVVASDVGGIPEVVVDGKTGTLVHYDESAPADFEAGLAHAVNDLAADPARMAEFAAQGRARAQEKFSWATIAAQTVDIYRSLI from the coding sequence ATGAAATCAGGCATCTTCACCAAGGAATACCCACCGGAGATTTATGGAGGCGCAGGCGTTCACGTAGCCGAACTCACCCGCTTTATGCGCGAGATCATCGACGTCGACGTCCACTGTTTCGGCGCCCCGCGTGCAGAGGCGGGGGTCTACACCTATGGAGAGGACCCCGAACTAGCAGAGGCCAACGGCTCCCTGCGCACCCTGTCTACCGGACTGCGCATGGCCCACGGTGCCACCGGGCTAGACGTTGTGCACTCCCACACCTGGTACACCGGCCTGGCCGGACACTTGGCGGCAAAGCTCCACGGCATCCCCCACGTAGTGACTGCGCACTCCCTTGAGCCGCACCGCCCGTGGAAGCGGGAACAGCTAGCAGGCGGCTACGATATCTCTTCTTGGTCAGAGCGCAACGCGGTGGAATATGCCGATGCCGTCATTGCCGTCTCCTCCGGCATGCGCCAGGCCATATTGGACGTCTACCCCGACGTAGACCCAGACAAGGTCCACGTAGTGCTCAATGGCATTGACACTCAGGTGTGGCAGCCACGCGAGGCAGACCTGCTAGAACGCCTTGGGGTGGACCGATCGCGCCCGGTGGTGGCCTTTGTAGGGCGCATTACCCGCCAAAAGGGGGTAAGCCACCTGATCAAGGCTGCAGCTAACTTTGACCCCGCTATTCAAGTGGTCTTGTGCGCCGGCGCCCCCGATACCCCAGAAATTGCCGCTGAGACCGCCGCACTCATTGAGCAGCTTCAATCCCAGCGCGAAGGGGTCTTCTGGGTCCAAGAGATGCTCTCGCGCGAAGACATCCAGCAGGTCTATTCCGGGGCGGACATTTTTGTCTGCCCGTCCATCTATGAGCCGCTGGGAATTGTCAACCTGGAAGCCATGGCCTGCCAGACCGCAGTAGTGGCTTCTGACGTCGGGGGTATTCCGGAGGTAGTCGTCGACGGAAAAACCGGTACCCTGGTCCACTATGACGAGTCCGCGCCTGCAGATTTCGAGGCCGGACTCGCCCACGCGGTCAATGACCTTGCTGCTGACCCCGCCCGGATGGCGGAGTTTGCCGCTCAGGGTCGCGCCCGCGCGCAAGAGAAATTTAGCTGGGCTACTATTGCGGCCCAGACCGTCGACATTTACCGGAGCTTGATCTAA
- a CDS encoding GH32 C-terminal domain-containing protein → MTYRPELHLAPEAGVLEAPAGVLLDGSTWHLFYQYRPAVNEPTRWGHSYAEDTPFDWLECDDVLAPAGGEIGLRAGAVAQVDANVNLYYTSITSTSSSIRLAKYADYHDTHGVSDDPLTVDPLVMRHGEVISQAEGFSRFRSPCVVPDWETADRDDHAGWLMLALSGSTENPTPVLLRSPDGDSWTFEGALTFNGDTGFATSTEDYPPVVSPRIIRLRDEVDGEVYDILFFTIEAESREIAGYLVGTLHGTQFDVVTGFRRLDFGHDFTRPRNTNVTEGTAHEGEGYTEACILGLLNGRGRADDPSAHHSWHAEGWANALSLPRHLTLQGGVLYQTPPRGLPDAVSESDRARLWTGMLEVPEGSGVTVTLLDGEGQAAATITHAGSQLQIDRSPSRAFEHTYADDAPATAPLADGDEDSLTIVIDGSALEVYADSGLVTMASRMYIEGGCSGFSVETSGEAAVLNSFERAGSRLG, encoded by the coding sequence ATGACCTACCGCCCTGAGTTGCACCTTGCACCTGAGGCTGGAGTATTGGAAGCACCCGCTGGCGTCCTGCTAGACGGGTCCACGTGGCACCTGTTCTACCAGTACCGCCCTGCTGTCAATGAGCCCACTCGATGGGGGCATTCCTATGCTGAGGACACCCCGTTTGACTGGCTTGAATGCGATGACGTGCTGGCCCCGGCTGGCGGTGAGATTGGTCTGCGTGCAGGCGCGGTGGCCCAGGTGGATGCCAACGTCAATCTGTATTACACCTCGATTACCTCCACGAGTTCGTCTATTCGCCTGGCCAAGTACGCCGACTACCACGACACTCACGGGGTTTCTGATGATCCGCTCACGGTAGACCCTTTGGTCATGCGCCATGGGGAGGTCATCTCACAGGCAGAGGGATTCTCCCGCTTCCGCTCCCCGTGCGTAGTTCCCGACTGGGAAACTGCAGACCGCGACGACCACGCCGGCTGGCTTATGCTGGCGCTTTCCGGCAGCACAGAGAACCCCACCCCAGTGCTGCTGCGCAGTCCGGACGGTGATTCGTGGACTTTCGAGGGAGCGCTGACGTTTAACGGGGATACCGGCTTTGCGACGAGCACGGAAGACTATCCTCCGGTGGTCTCTCCCCGCATCATTCGCCTGCGCGACGAGGTGGACGGCGAGGTCTATGACATCCTCTTCTTTACCATTGAGGCCGAGTCCCGGGAGATTGCCGGCTACCTGGTGGGCACCTTGCACGGTACCCAGTTCGACGTGGTCACCGGTTTCCGCCGCCTAGATTTTGGCCATGATTTCACCCGTCCGCGCAACACCAATGTCACCGAGGGCACCGCGCATGAAGGCGAGGGCTACACCGAGGCTTGCATCCTGGGCCTGCTCAATGGCCGTGGCCGCGCCGATGATCCGTCGGCCCACCACTCCTGGCACGCCGAAGGCTGGGCTAATGCCTTGTCCTTGCCACGCCACTTGACGTTGCAAGGCGGGGTGCTCTACCAGACTCCTCCGCGCGGTTTGCCGGATGCTGTCTCTGAATCCGATCGTGCACGCCTGTGGACTGGCATGCTGGAGGTCCCAGAGGGCTCTGGTGTGACTGTCACGTTGCTCGATGGCGAGGGGCAGGCTGCGGCCACCATCACCCATGCCGGGTCCCAGCTGCAGATTGACCGCTCCCCCTCCCGGGCGTTTGAGCATACCTATGCTGACGATGCCCCCGCCACGGCACCCTTGGCAGATGGTGACGAGGACTCGCTGACTATCGTGATTGATGGCTCTGCGTTGGAAGTCTATGCGGACTCGGGCCTGGTTACCATGGCTTCACGCATGTACATCGAGGGCGGCTGCTCCGGGTTCAGCGTGGAGACTTCCGGTGAGGCCGCCGTGCTCAACAGCTTTGAGCGCGCCGGCTCGCGCCTAGGCTAA